A genomic window from Alkalihalobacillus sp. AL-G includes:
- a CDS encoding GntR family transcriptional regulator has translation MTIKTDHRLLYLQVIEHIKQDIEAGKYQEGERLPSEFELSKQLGISRATLREALRILEDENIVVRRHGVGTFVRARALFSSGIEELFSVTEMIERGGKKPGTVFLSSNTRQATEEEARRFKLHTEESVLVVERVRTADHVPVVYCLDHIPSNLLPIKHNQEESLFNLLEKEANRSVLYAVTHIEPIGYHNRISEILECPPEASLLVLKQMHYDQNDKPVLYSVNYFRSDTFDFHVVRRRV, from the coding sequence TTGACTATAAAAACAGACCATAGGTTATTATATTTACAAGTGATCGAACACATAAAACAGGATATAGAAGCTGGGAAATACCAAGAGGGTGAACGGCTTCCAAGCGAATTTGAACTTTCCAAGCAACTGGGAATCAGCAGAGCAACCTTGAGGGAAGCGTTACGTATTCTTGAGGATGAAAACATCGTTGTACGTCGTCACGGTGTTGGTACGTTTGTACGAGCACGAGCACTATTTTCGTCAGGTATAGAGGAATTGTTCAGTGTCACAGAAATGATTGAACGTGGAGGAAAAAAGCCTGGAACAGTTTTTTTATCATCAAACACGAGACAAGCTACAGAGGAAGAAGCAAGACGGTTCAAGCTTCATACAGAGGAATCTGTCCTTGTTGTTGAACGGGTCCGTACAGCAGATCATGTACCTGTCGTCTATTGTTTGGATCACATTCCATCCAACCTTCTACCAATAAAACATAATCAAGAAGAATCATTGTTCAATTTGCTGGAAAAAGAGGCAAACAGAAGTGTTTTGTATGCGGTTACACACATCGAACCAATTGGTTATCATAATCGGATATCTGAAATATTAGAATGTCCACCGGAAGCTTCATTACTTGTATTGAAGCAAATGCATTATGACCAGAATGATAAACCCGTGCTTTACTCAGTCAATTATTTTCGGTCCGATACGTTTGACTTCCATGTTGTCAGACGTCGGGTGTGA
- a CDS encoding BMP family protein: protein MKKRYGLLMSMVLAAGTLLTACGGGDDEAGDTGGKKEDSFKVAMVTDTGGVDDKSFNQSAWEGLKKFGADNDLKEDEGYTYLQSNDQSDYRPNLNNLIRQGYDLVFGIGFLMQQDIQDVAMQQKDAKLALVDSVAVGEDKKPLENVASITFKEHQGSFLVGLVAGLQTTTNKIGFVGGVESALIKKFENGFKAGVLTANPDAEIYVQYAGDFNDAAKGATIASTLYGKGADIIYHAAGGTGAGVFTEAINRKKNGEDVWVIGVDRDQFAEGVYDKEKNKSVTLTSMVKRVDTAVYEVSTQTMEGNFPGGEIVEFGLKEDGVGIAPTKDNVSEEALNTVDEYKEKIINGDVTVPKTDEEFETFKSEM, encoded by the coding sequence ATGAAAAAACGTTATGGTTTATTGATGTCAATGGTTTTAGCTGCTGGTACTTTGCTAACTGCATGCGGTGGCGGAGACGATGAAGCAGGAGATACTGGAGGAAAGAAAGAGGATTCGTTTAAAGTAGCAATGGTTACAGATACTGGTGGGGTAGACGATAAGTCGTTTAACCAATCAGCATGGGAAGGTCTTAAAAAGTTTGGTGCAGACAATGATTTGAAGGAAGATGAAGGCTACACTTACCTTCAATCAAACGACCAAAGTGATTACCGCCCAAACCTTAATAACTTGATTCGTCAAGGTTATGATCTTGTATTCGGGATCGGGTTTCTTATGCAGCAGGATATTCAAGACGTAGCAATGCAACAAAAGGATGCAAAGCTTGCACTTGTTGACAGTGTTGCAGTTGGAGAAGATAAAAAGCCACTTGAAAACGTTGCAAGTATTACCTTTAAAGAGCATCAAGGCTCATTCCTAGTTGGACTAGTCGCAGGACTTCAAACTACAACGAATAAAATCGGTTTTGTCGGTGGAGTTGAAAGCGCACTGATCAAAAAGTTTGAAAACGGATTTAAAGCAGGTGTTCTTACAGCAAATCCAGACGCTGAAATTTATGTGCAATATGCAGGGGACTTCAACGATGCTGCAAAAGGTGCAACCATCGCTTCTACACTTTACGGTAAAGGCGCAGACATCATCTACCATGCAGCAGGAGGAACTGGTGCAGGCGTATTCACTGAAGCAATCAACCGTAAGAAAAATGGTGAGGATGTTTGGGTGATCGGTGTTGACCGTGACCAGTTTGCTGAAGGTGTTTACGATAAGGAAAAAAACAAAAGTGTAACGTTAACATCTATGGTTAAACGTGTAGATACTGCAGTATACGAAGTTTCAACTCAAACGATGGAAGGAAACTTCCCTGGTGGAGAAATTGTTGAATTCGGACTAAAGGAAGACGGGGTCGGAATTGCTCCAACAAAGGACAACGTTTCTGAAGAGGCTCTTAATACGGTTGACGAGTACAAAGAAAAGATCATCAACGGTGATGTAACTGTACCAAAGACTGATGAAGAGTTCGAAACATTCAAGAGTGAAATGTAA
- a CDS encoding ABC transporter ATP-binding protein, translated as MDYVIEMRNIRKEFPGIVANDNVTLQVEKGEIHALLGENGAGKSTLMNVLFGLYQPEKGEIYVRGEKVEITDPNIANNLGIGMVHQHFMLVENFTVTENIILGHEPVSGGQVDIKKAAKKVEEISEQYGLKVDPFAKIEDISVGMQQRVEILKTLYRGAEILIFDEPTAVLTPQEIKELIQILKRLIAEGKSIILITHKLKEIMEVCHRCTVIRRGEGIGTVNVADTNRDELASMMVGRDVSFTIEKDEAKPQQSVLEIENITVKDSRGISAINGLNLTVRAGEIIGIAGVDGNGQTELIEAITGLRKVSSGKVQLNGNDITNHKPRKVTEAGVGHIPQDRHKHGLVLDFSIGENMVLQTYYQEPFSKYKQLNANQIFSKAKQLIDQFDVRTPSVQTMARALSGGNQQKAIIAREVDRSPDLLIAAQPTRGLDVGAIEFIHSKLIEERDANKAVLLVSFELEEVMNVSDRIAVIYEGEIVAIVDPKEISEQELGLLMAGSKQKKTEEM; from the coding sequence TTGGATTACGTAATTGAAATGCGGAACATTCGTAAAGAGTTCCCTGGCATTGTTGCAAACGACAATGTAACACTCCAGGTTGAAAAAGGTGAAATACATGCACTATTAGGAGAAAATGGAGCTGGTAAATCTACGTTGATGAACGTTCTCTTTGGGCTGTACCAGCCAGAAAAAGGAGAGATCTACGTTCGTGGTGAAAAAGTAGAAATTACCGACCCGAACATTGCAAATAACCTTGGAATCGGAATGGTCCACCAACATTTTATGCTCGTAGAGAATTTTACCGTTACTGAAAATATCATCCTTGGCCACGAGCCTGTCAGCGGTGGACAAGTAGATATTAAAAAAGCGGCTAAGAAAGTTGAAGAAATTTCCGAGCAATATGGTCTGAAAGTTGATCCTTTTGCAAAAATAGAGGACATTTCGGTTGGAATGCAACAGCGTGTTGAAATCCTTAAGACACTTTATCGTGGTGCGGAAATTCTGATCTTTGATGAACCTACTGCGGTGCTTACACCCCAAGAAATCAAAGAGCTGATTCAAATTTTGAAGAGGCTGATTGCAGAAGGCAAATCAATTATCTTGATCACCCATAAGCTTAAGGAAATCATGGAGGTCTGCCATCGTTGTACGGTCATTCGTCGCGGTGAAGGAATCGGAACTGTGAATGTAGCAGATACAAATCGTGATGAATTGGCATCGATGATGGTCGGACGTGATGTCTCATTTACTATTGAAAAAGATGAAGCCAAGCCGCAGCAGTCTGTCCTTGAAATCGAAAATATTACGGTTAAAGATTCAAGGGGAATTTCTGCTATCAATGGCTTGAATCTTACCGTACGGGCAGGAGAAATCATTGGAATCGCAGGTGTTGACGGCAACGGCCAGACCGAACTTATTGAAGCAATCACAGGTTTAAGGAAGGTTTCAAGCGGAAAGGTTCAATTGAATGGGAATGACATTACCAATCATAAGCCTCGTAAGGTTACTGAGGCGGGTGTCGGTCATATTCCCCAGGACAGACATAAACATGGTCTTGTACTTGATTTTTCAATCGGTGAGAACATGGTGCTGCAAACGTACTATCAGGAACCTTTTTCTAAATATAAACAATTGAATGCAAATCAAATTTTCAGTAAAGCGAAGCAGTTGATCGATCAGTTTGACGTTCGGACCCCTAGTGTTCAAACGATGGCTCGCGCATTATCAGGTGGGAATCAGCAAAAAGCGATTATTGCGCGTGAAGTTGACAGAAGCCCTGATTTGTTAATTGCGGCACAACCTACCCGGGGTCTTGACGTAGGTGCGATTGAATTCATTCATTCTAAATTGATTGAAGAACGTGATGCGAATAAAGCAGTTCTACTCGTGTCATTCGAGCTTGAAGAAGTTATGAACGTGAGTGATCGGATAGCGGTTATTTATGAAGGGGAAATTGTTGCAATTGTCGATCCAAAAGAAATATCAGAACAAGAATTAGGCTTGCTAATGGCAGGCTCTAAGCAAAAGAAAACGGAGGAGATGTAA
- a CDS encoding ABC transporter permease, protein MLGLLIGAIIMMTSGYNPLEAYTALFNGIFSEPYFLGETVRQMTPLILSGLAVAFAFRTGLFNIGVEGQLLVGWLASVYVGIAVEGLPAFIHVPLAILAAAAAGALWGLVPGYLKARFRVHEVITTIMLNYVALHVTNAIIRAYLLAPGERTEDIQSSASLASPFLQEITDFSRMHYGFIVALIAAVLMWYILWKTTTGYELRAVGFNEHASNYAGINVRKNIILSMCISGGFAGVAGAMQGLGTYQYMTINAAFTGVGFDGIAVALLGANSAIGIILAAGLFGGLKIGALNMQAIANVPPELITIVIALIIFFVASSYLVHWLRNRINKRGKI, encoded by the coding sequence ATGTTAGGTCTCCTCATCGGTGCGATAATCATGATGACAAGTGGGTATAACCCTCTTGAAGCTTATACGGCATTATTCAATGGGATTTTTAGTGAACCGTACTTCCTTGGCGAGACAGTTCGTCAAATGACACCGTTGATCTTGTCTGGACTCGCAGTTGCGTTTGCGTTCCGTACAGGACTATTTAATATCGGTGTTGAGGGTCAATTGCTTGTTGGTTGGCTAGCATCTGTTTATGTCGGTATTGCTGTTGAAGGTCTTCCGGCATTTATTCATGTACCGCTTGCGATTCTAGCAGCAGCGGCAGCAGGTGCTTTATGGGGATTGGTACCTGGTTATTTAAAGGCAAGATTCAGAGTGCACGAAGTAATTACTACGATTATGTTGAACTATGTTGCATTGCATGTAACAAACGCTATTATTCGTGCGTATCTTCTTGCTCCGGGTGAGCGTACGGAAGATATCCAATCGAGCGCATCGTTGGCTTCACCATTTTTACAGGAAATCACAGACTTTTCCAGGATGCATTATGGGTTCATCGTAGCTCTAATAGCTGCTGTACTTATGTGGTATATCCTTTGGAAAACAACAACAGGTTACGAGTTAAGAGCAGTTGGATTCAATGAGCATGCATCAAATTATGCTGGGATCAATGTTCGCAAAAACATCATCCTATCAATGTGTATTTCTGGTGGATTTGCAGGAGTAGCAGGTGCGATGCAAGGCTTGGGAACGTATCAATATATGACAATTAATGCAGCATTTACAGGGGTCGGATTTGATGGGATCGCTGTTGCCCTTCTTGGTGCGAACAGTGCAATCGGCATCATCCTAGCTGCAGGTTTGTTCGGAGGATTGAAAATCGGTGCACTGAACATGCAGGCAATCGCTAATGTTCCACCGGAGCTGATCACAATTGTCATTGCGCTGATTATTTTCTTCGTTGCATCCAGCTATCTCGTTCACTGGTTACGAAACCGGATTAACAAAAGGGGGAAAATCTAG
- a CDS encoding ABC transporter permease, with protein MDLMQILSIIVPTAIFAAAPLILTALGGVFSERSGVVNIGLEGLMMVGAFTGAVFTYFGETWGFGAASPWFSFVVAIIFGALFSLLHAVASISFRADQVVSGVALNFLAAGLTIFLVKKIFDAGQSPYITHRIFKGDVPFLSDIPIIGPLLFSKAYVTSYIAIALAFVVWYIIYKTPFGLRLRSVGEHPMAADTMGINVTKMRYMGVMLSGAFAGLGGAIYATSISGNFTHSTIAGQGFMALAAMIFGKWHPLGALGAALFFGLAQSLSITGQQIPLLKEIPDVYLLISPYVLTILALAGFVGRADAPKAIGKPYEKGKR; from the coding sequence ATGGATCTCATGCAAATCTTATCAATCATCGTACCAACAGCCATCTTTGCTGCTGCCCCGTTAATCCTGACCGCACTTGGCGGAGTATTCAGTGAACGGTCTGGAGTCGTCAACATCGGCTTGGAGGGCCTCATGATGGTGGGTGCCTTCACGGGTGCCGTATTCACTTATTTCGGAGAGACTTGGGGCTTTGGTGCTGCTTCTCCATGGTTTTCATTTGTTGTAGCAATCATTTTCGGTGCATTGTTTTCATTGCTTCATGCAGTGGCAAGTATTTCTTTTCGTGCCGATCAAGTAGTCAGTGGTGTTGCCTTGAATTTTCTTGCTGCAGGACTGACGATTTTCCTCGTGAAAAAGATATTCGATGCAGGGCAGTCACCTTATATTACACATCGGATTTTTAAAGGTGATGTTCCTTTTCTAAGTGATATACCAATCATTGGGCCACTATTATTCAGTAAGGCTTATGTAACGTCATATATAGCAATTGCACTTGCTTTTGTCGTCTGGTATATCATTTATAAAACGCCATTCGGTCTTCGACTACGGTCTGTCGGGGAACACCCTATGGCTGCAGACACGATGGGAATCAATGTAACGAAAATGAGATACATGGGTGTCATGCTGAGTGGTGCTTTTGCTGGACTTGGTGGAGCAATATATGCTACATCGATCAGTGGAAACTTTACGCATTCTACGATTGCAGGACAAGGATTCATGGCTCTTGCAGCGATGATTTTTGGGAAATGGCATCCGCTCGGAGCACTTGGTGCTGCACTATTCTTCGGGTTAGCGCAGTCCTTAAGCATTACCGGTCAACAGATTCCATTATTGAAGGAAATTCCGGATGTATATTTGCTAATTTCACCTTATGTGTTAACGATTCTTGCACTTGCTGGATTCGTTGGACGTGCAGATGCGCCAAAAGCAATCGGAAAACCTTACGAAAAAGGAAAACGATGA
- the yfmF gene encoding EF-P 5-aminopentanol modification-associated protein YfmF produces MTKTKEPRTTNYEGFRLHLIETEKYKTTTIAVNIKRKIEPENVTKRALLSQVLKSGTKSYPSSLHIHRFLEDMYGAGFSSSVVKKGTYQIISVRMDVSNERFLLEQTPLLDRALAFLAEVVQNPVTDGNQFDGKIVEKEKRVLKQRIQSIYDDKMRYANKRLIEEMFKDDVYAHHAFGKEEEVDSITSADLYSYYQNVLKNDEIDIYVIGDIEGTSVENSVQTNFQLSARENVVDPGTSRYERKQKENVIFDEQDVKQGKLHIGYRTSITFSDPKYYAMQVFNGIFGGFSHSKLFINVREKESLAYYAVSRMESHIGALFVMSGIEFQNYEKAVKIIREQMDHMKNGSITDAEFNQTKEMLRNQILESVDSPNGWIELLYHSQVSGVERTIDEWLEGISKVTLQKVVEAADTVTLDTIYFLKGEGQSNE; encoded by the coding sequence ATGACAAAAACAAAAGAACCTCGTACAACCAACTACGAGGGCTTTAGACTGCATCTTATTGAAACTGAAAAGTATAAAACGACAACAATTGCAGTGAACATCAAACGAAAAATCGAACCTGAAAATGTCACAAAACGAGCGTTATTGTCACAAGTTTTAAAAAGCGGAACGAAATCCTATCCATCTTCACTACATATCCACCGTTTTTTAGAAGATATGTACGGGGCAGGATTTTCTTCGTCTGTCGTAAAAAAAGGGACATATCAGATCATTTCAGTACGCATGGATGTTTCGAATGAAAGGTTTTTATTAGAGCAAACGCCACTATTGGATCGTGCACTTGCGTTTCTTGCAGAAGTTGTTCAAAATCCAGTGACTGATGGAAATCAGTTTGACGGAAAAATTGTTGAAAAGGAAAAACGGGTTTTAAAACAGCGGATTCAATCGATTTATGACGATAAAATGCGTTATGCAAATAAACGTCTGATTGAAGAAATGTTCAAAGATGATGTCTATGCCCACCACGCTTTTGGTAAGGAAGAGGAGGTTGATTCAATTACATCTGCTGATCTCTATTCTTATTATCAAAATGTGCTTAAAAACGATGAAATCGATATTTATGTGATTGGCGATATCGAAGGCACATCGGTTGAGAACAGCGTTCAAACAAATTTTCAATTAAGCGCGCGTGAAAACGTTGTAGATCCGGGTACATCTAGATATGAACGAAAACAAAAAGAAAATGTAATATTCGATGAGCAGGATGTCAAACAAGGCAAGCTTCATATCGGCTATCGGACCTCGATAACGTTTTCTGACCCGAAGTATTACGCAATGCAAGTGTTCAATGGAATTTTCGGGGGGTTCTCACACTCGAAATTGTTTATTAATGTCCGTGAAAAAGAGAGCCTTGCATACTATGCAGTTTCAAGAATGGAGAGTCATATTGGTGCACTTTTTGTCATGTCCGGGATTGAATTCCAAAATTATGAGAAGGCAGTAAAGATTATCCGTGAACAGATGGATCACATGAAAAACGGATCAATAACAGATGCTGAATTTAATCAAACAAAGGAAATGCTGCGGAATCAAATACTTGAATCCGTAGATAGCCCTAACGGCTGGATCGAATTGTTGTACCACTCACAAGTTTCAGGTGTGGAAAGAACGATTGATGAATGGCTGGAAGGAATCAGCAAAGTTACGTTACAGAAAGTCGTTGAAGCTGCGGATACAGTAACCCTCGATACGATTTATTTCTTAAAAGGGGAGGGTCAATCGAATGAATGA
- the yfmH gene encoding EF-P 5-aminopentanol modification-associated protein YfmH, with protein sequence MNEINYDQLKETLYSEVLDNGLKVYILPKKGFNKTFATFTTKYGSVDNHFVPLGKDEKVIVPDGIAHFLEHKLFEKEDGDVFQDFSKQGASANAFTSFTRTAYLFSSTSYVKKNLETLIDFVQEPYFTEKTVEKEKGIIAQEIEMYDDNPDWRVYFGVIENMFHHHPVKIDIAGTVPSIAKITKDLLYTCYETFYHPSNMLLFVVGNVEPEGIMKFVKENQSKKEFAPKEEIKRFSEEEPAEVAKKKSVIKMTVQTPKCMIGFKESKPNRYGEERLVQEITVNLLLDYMFGQSSIYYEELYNEGLIDQTFSFDYTEEGEFGFSLIGGDTSDPDQLSERLVSIIDTVKSKGIDIESIDRLKKKKMGGFLRSMNSPEYIANQFTRYEFGDMDLFKVVETYEKVTPEILERTLNQHFDQKAFTSCQVRPKKG encoded by the coding sequence ATGAATGAGATCAATTATGACCAGCTGAAGGAAACACTTTATTCTGAAGTGCTTGACAATGGATTGAAGGTTTATATTTTACCGAAAAAGGGATTCAACAAAACATTTGCAACGTTTACCACAAAATACGGATCGGTTGACAATCATTTTGTACCACTCGGAAAAGACGAAAAGGTCATTGTACCTGATGGAATTGCTCATTTTCTCGAGCATAAACTATTTGAAAAAGAAGATGGGGATGTATTTCAAGATTTCAGTAAACAAGGAGCATCCGCAAATGCATTTACTTCCTTTACGCGTACGGCATACTTGTTTTCGAGTACATCATACGTTAAGAAAAATCTAGAAACGTTAATCGATTTTGTTCAAGAACCGTATTTTACAGAAAAAACAGTTGAAAAGGAAAAAGGGATTATCGCCCAGGAAATCGAGATGTATGATGATAATCCGGACTGGAGAGTATATTTCGGCGTAATCGAAAATATGTTCCACCATCACCCAGTTAAGATTGATATCGCAGGTACTGTTCCGTCAATCGCAAAAATTACGAAGGATCTTCTTTATACGTGTTATGAAACGTTTTACCACCCAAGCAATATGCTGTTGTTTGTCGTAGGTAATGTCGAACCTGAAGGAATCATGAAGTTTGTTAAAGAAAATCAGTCCAAAAAAGAGTTCGCCCCCAAGGAAGAGATTAAACGCTTTTCAGAAGAAGAACCTGCTGAAGTCGCAAAAAAGAAATCGGTTATAAAGATGACAGTCCAAACACCAAAATGTATGATTGGATTCAAGGAATCAAAACCGAACCGTTATGGTGAGGAACGTTTAGTACAGGAGATTACTGTCAACCTGCTTCTCGATTATATGTTCGGTCAAAGTTCGATCTACTATGAAGAGCTTTATAATGAAGGCTTGATCGATCAAACATTTTCATTTGATTACACTGAAGAAGGTGAATTCGGTTTTTCATTGATTGGCGGAGATACGAGTGATCCGGATCAGCTCTCGGAACGTCTAGTATCAATTATTGATACAGTAAAATCAAAAGGGATCGACATTGAATCGATAGATCGTTTAAAAAAGAAAAAAATGGGCGGATTTTTAAGATCAATGAATTCACCTGAGTATATTGCAAATCAGTTTACTCGCTATGAGTTTGGAGATATGGATCTTTTCAAAGTGGTCGAAACCTATGAAAAAGTCACACCGGAAATTTTAGAACGAACATTGAACCAACATTTTGATCAAAAAGCATTTACAAGTTGTCAAGTTCGACCGAAAAAGGGATAA
- the ymfI gene encoding elongation factor P 5-aminopentanone reductase, which yields MKKYALITGASGDIGKSIAAGLAADGYNLYIHYFQNKQSCEQLKNELDKRVECHLVQADLAQADGVQNLVRQLSTPIDVLVYNCGRSVTGLITDVSPQELDEMTQLHLKSPFQIVQYLLPNMISEKEGSVVMISSIWGETGASCEVLYSMVKGGINSMVKALSKELAPSGIRVNAVAPGMVATKMNQYLTEEELDDLQDDIPLGRLGLPDEIADAVGFLVSKKSSYITGQIISVNGAWYC from the coding sequence ATGAAGAAATATGCGCTAATAACAGGTGCTAGCGGGGATATCGGCAAATCGATTGCAGCCGGACTTGCTGCAGACGGCTACAACCTTTACATACATTACTTTCAAAATAAACAGAGCTGTGAGCAATTGAAAAATGAACTAGATAAGCGGGTAGAGTGCCATCTTGTCCAAGCCGATCTTGCTCAAGCTGATGGAGTTCAAAATCTTGTTCGTCAGCTTTCAACACCGATTGATGTACTTGTCTATAACTGTGGGCGCTCGGTGACAGGATTGATTACCGATGTATCACCGCAAGAACTTGATGAAATGACCCAGCTCCATTTGAAAAGTCCTTTTCAGATCGTTCAATATTTGCTCCCAAATATGATTTCAGAAAAGGAAGGGTCAGTTGTCATGATCTCCTCGATCTGGGGAGAAACCGGGGCATCTTGTGAGGTCCTTTATTCAATGGTTAAAGGCGGGATCAATTCCATGGTAAAAGCATTATCGAAAGAACTTGCACCGAGTGGAATTAGAGTAAATGCAGTGGCACCGGGTATGGTCGCAACTAAAATGAATCAGTATTTAACAGAGGAAGAACTTGATGACCTCCAGGATGACATACCTCTCGGAAGACTAGGTCTACCTGATGAGATTGCTGATGCGGTCGGTTTTCTCGTCTCCAAAAAGTCATCTTATATCACTGGACAAATCATTTCTGTGAATGGTGCTTGGTATTGTTAA
- a CDS encoding DUF3243 domain-containing protein, with protein sequence MSVLENWDQWKGFLGGRLRQAEDKGMNSNAITEVATEIGGYLADKVEPKNAEERVLKDLWSVASEEERHSIASTMVKLVQNNKSE encoded by the coding sequence ATGTCTGTTCTTGAAAATTGGGATCAATGGAAAGGATTTCTCGGGGGCCGTTTACGCCAAGCAGAGGACAAAGGAATGAACTCAAATGCGATTACTGAAGTCGCAACTGAAATTGGCGGATACCTTGCTGACAAAGTTGAACCAAAGAATGCTGAAGAAAGAGTTTTGAAGGACCTTTGGAGTGTTGCCTCTGAGGAAGAGCGTCATTCAATTGCCAGCACGATGGTGAAACTCGTTCAGAACAACAAGTCAGAGTAA
- a CDS encoding DUF3388 domain-containing protein, whose protein sequence is MEKQEWYLEYEIHKNRPGLLGDISSLLGMLGINIITINGVDNERRGMLLLVHKPEQVERLRTILETMDNITVTKMRKPKLRDRLAVRHGRYIQRDADDKKTFRFVRDELGLLVDFMAELLKVDGHKLIGIRGMPRVGKTESIVASSVCANKRWVFVSSTLLRQTIRSQLADDEYSNDHVFLIDGIVSMKRSTEKHRQLIREVMRLPATKIVEHPDIFVRDSEYKMDDFDYIIELRNDPNEEITYDLIDTNTTTFDFE, encoded by the coding sequence ATGGAAAAACAAGAATGGTACTTAGAATATGAAATACATAAGAACCGTCCCGGATTGTTAGGGGATATTTCATCATTGCTCGGAATGCTAGGTATCAATATTATAACGATTAATGGCGTTGATAATGAACGACGTGGAATGCTTTTACTTGTCCATAAGCCCGAACAGGTCGAACGTCTAAGGACCATTCTCGAAACGATGGACAATATTACAGTGACGAAAATGCGCAAGCCTAAGCTTCGTGACAGACTTGCGGTGCGGCATGGTCGATACATCCAAAGGGATGCCGATGATAAGAAAACATTTCGCTTTGTACGAGATGAATTAGGACTTCTTGTTGATTTCATGGCTGAGCTGTTAAAGGTTGACGGACATAAATTGATCGGGATCCGTGGAATGCCGAGAGTTGGAAAGACAGAGTCCATCGTAGCGTCAAGTGTTTGTGCCAACAAACGATGGGTATTTGTGTCGTCCACACTTTTACGTCAAACGATCCGCAGTCAACTTGCGGATGATGAGTATAGCAATGACCATGTATTTTTGATCGATGGAATCGTATCGATGAAGCGATCAACTGAAAAGCATCGGCAGCTTATACGAGAGGTTATGAGGCTTCCTGCAACGAAAATTGTAGAACATCCCGATATTTTTGTACGTGACTCCGAATATAAGATGGATGATTTTGATTATATTATCGAACTTCGAAATGACCCGAATGAAGAGATTACATATGATTTGATTGATACAAACACGACAACATTTGATTTTGAGTAA
- a CDS encoding RodZ domain-containing protein — protein sequence MTELGQRLKEARLEKNYTFEELQDHTKIQKRYLKAIEEGDYSVLPGSFYARAFIKNYAEAVGLDPDELFEQYASDLPEMKEEPKDFAPRSSKANNNVPKENRLSKVFPFLLTILLIGALLVAFYWVYTNNNSGSGQEPNQNEVDNFESDAGEEQPEDKTTGDEPTGSEKANEESGDKPVENEKPEQKVKKVSSEGKTTTYKLTNAEEFKVEIKTKGNVYIDVKDNAGDYIQPGPKTFSTGETLNYELTDQTKVRFNIGASNNVDMTINGQPFTFPSDQVHQIIIIEYVKVASDSQ from the coding sequence GTGACAGAGCTTGGACAGCGTTTAAAAGAGGCGCGCTTAGAAAAAAATTATACGTTTGAAGAACTGCAAGATCACACGAAAATTCAGAAACGATATCTCAAAGCAATTGAAGAAGGGGATTATTCAGTTCTTCCTGGGTCATTTTATGCTAGGGCGTTTATTAAAAATTATGCAGAAGCTGTTGGTTTGGATCCAGATGAACTGTTTGAACAGTATGCAAGTGATCTTCCTGAGATGAAAGAGGAACCCAAAGACTTTGCGCCTCGATCGTCAAAGGCGAATAATAATGTCCCGAAGGAAAATAGGCTATCGAAAGTTTTCCCTTTTCTTTTAACAATTCTTCTAATCGGTGCTTTGTTAGTCGCGTTTTACTGGGTGTATACGAATAACAATAGTGGTTCCGGACAAGAACCGAATCAGAATGAAGTTGACAACTTCGAGAGCGATGCTGGTGAAGAACAACCAGAAGACAAAACTACTGGTGACGAACCTACAGGCAGTGAAAAAGCGAATGAAGAATCCGGGGACAAGCCAGTTGAAAATGAAAAGCCAGAGCAAAAGGTTAAAAAGGTATCTTCTGAAGGAAAAACTACGACATACAAACTTACAAACGCAGAAGAGTTTAAGGTTGAAATCAAAACTAAGGGTAACGTGTATATCGATGTAAAAGATAATGCGGGTGACTATATTCAACCTGGTCCTAAAACGTTTTCAACAGGGGAGACCTTAAATTACGAATTAACGGATCAAACAAAAGTAAGGTTCAACATTGGAGCTTCCAATAATGTTGATATGACGATCAATGGACAACCGTTTACGTTCCCTTCTGATCAAGTCCATCAAATAATTATCATTGAATATGTTAAAGTAGCATCCGACTCTCAATAA